A region from the Achromobacter seleniivolatilans genome encodes:
- the secB gene encoding protein-export chaperone SecB, with translation MADQDQNTQQEGGNDAPSFNLQRVYLKDLSLEMPNAPHVFLEQEAPQVEVSITVGGQRLADTVFETTVTVTVTTRISDKVVYLVEGTQAGIFEASNIPEDQLDPLLGIVCPTMLYPYLRANIADAITRTSMPPLHLTEVNFQALYEQRLAELQQQQSGANGSDSGIILPPGATRQ, from the coding sequence ATGGCTGATCAAGACCAAAACACCCAGCAAGAAGGCGGTAACGACGCGCCCTCGTTCAATCTGCAACGCGTCTACCTGAAAGACCTTTCGCTGGAAATGCCGAACGCGCCCCACGTCTTCCTGGAGCAAGAAGCGCCCCAGGTTGAAGTGAGCATCACCGTGGGCGGCCAGCGTCTGGCCGACACCGTGTTCGAAACCACGGTCACCGTCACCGTCACGACCCGCATCAGCGACAAGGTTGTGTACCTGGTTGAAGGCACGCAAGCTGGCATTTTCGAAGCATCCAACATCCCCGAAGATCAGCTTGATCCGCTTCTGGGCATTGTTTGCCCGACGATGCTGTACCCGTATCTGCGTGCCAACATCGCCGATGCCATCACCCGCACCTCGATGCCGCCGCTGCACCTGACGGAAGTCAACTTCCAAGCCCTGTACGAACAGCGCCTGGCTGAACTGCAACAGCAGCAAAGCGGCGCCAACGGCAGCGACTCGGGCATCATCCTGCCCCCCGGCGCGACTCGCCAGTAA